In Halobacteriovorax marinus SJ, the following proteins share a genomic window:
- a CDS encoding DNA translocase FtsK has product MTSRILKLQLIGFFVITLIAFYAYYFSDVLPDNFFLISSSTSDVNFFSYYLTTFVALVGYYTGPWIFLPFFFFGLLYTFIFSKRDSALDCFNALTILGTFLFMTYLVYPSFMGAGIFYILENNFSGMMIFLFTTFSLVGFLAGSFRESFKDSVIAVFEFIKSSPSKLAKASTQISPAQINTKIQNKGDDFVSKVKTKVPLLLKGESKSDEKPSFVQRMEQANSSAPSEASTEKKEEKSPFSLFKKSMSDEDVEDVTPIEKSEASEAESKSVINEEKQAPGGGVVRMASSLGSAKLKNSKAGAEEESQYYSLVKTISRKKEVKRVGHPDDKYFDEITEIIEEKLAEFKIDGVIINVLKGPVVDTFELELGSGIKVSKVTGVTEDLSMALYGAPIRIVYPMKGRTTIGIEVPRNPREIIYLDEVLDSQDFKDSKTMLPVAMGKDAFGDTFVVDLAAMPHMLVAGATGAGKSVFINSLLVSLLVKKSPRQMKLILIDPKQLELAVYQKLPHLVMPVVTDAKTASIALLWAVQEMERRYSILKEFGVRNIAGFNEKLKTADPAMIAKIHHFYEDSGADEYELPCLVVVVDEFADLILTKAGKEIEMNIARLAAKARAAGVHLVLATQRPSVDVITGVIKSNFPTRVSFRVTSSTDSRTILDKMGAEKLLGKGDMLYKRGVEMTRVHSSFVDEAEIEVLTEELSKIPQDFNENAMEFLENGGEVETDEYTYGSHVVSPDSTSSDDDMYNQAIKIVMESRSASASMLQRRLRIGYNRAANLIEEMETKGIVGPAQGSKPRKVLAASDSL; this is encoded by the coding sequence ATGACTTCAAGAATCTTAAAATTACAATTAATAGGCTTTTTTGTTATTACTCTAATTGCATTTTATGCATATTACTTTTCAGACGTTTTACCAGATAATTTCTTTCTCATTTCCTCGAGTACTAGTGACGTTAACTTTTTTAGTTATTATTTAACCACTTTTGTAGCATTGGTTGGTTATTATACTGGGCCTTGGATATTTCTACCTTTCTTTTTCTTTGGTCTTCTCTATACTTTTATATTTTCTAAGAGAGACTCTGCTCTAGATTGTTTTAATGCTTTAACAATTCTAGGAACATTTCTCTTTATGACATATCTAGTTTACCCAAGCTTTATGGGTGCAGGAATTTTCTATATCTTAGAGAATAATTTTTCAGGAATGATGATTTTTCTCTTTACGACTTTTAGTCTAGTTGGCTTTTTAGCAGGCTCTTTTCGTGAATCATTTAAAGATAGTGTTATTGCTGTATTTGAGTTCATTAAAAGTTCTCCATCTAAGCTTGCAAAGGCTTCAACTCAGATCTCTCCCGCTCAGATAAATACTAAGATTCAGAATAAGGGTGATGATTTTGTTTCTAAGGTAAAAACTAAAGTTCCTCTTCTTCTTAAAGGTGAATCCAAAAGCGATGAAAAACCAAGCTTTGTTCAAAGAATGGAGCAGGCCAATAGTTCTGCCCCTAGTGAAGCAAGTACTGAAAAGAAAGAAGAAAAGTCTCCATTTTCTTTATTTAAGAAGTCTATGTCTGATGAGGATGTAGAAGATGTAACACCAATCGAAAAGTCTGAAGCTAGTGAAGCTGAATCTAAGAGTGTTATTAATGAAGAAAAACAGGCTCCAGGTGGTGGTGTTGTAAGAATGGCATCTTCACTAGGCTCGGCTAAACTTAAGAATTCAAAGGCCGGCGCAGAAGAAGAAAGCCAATACTATTCTCTAGTAAAGACAATATCTCGAAAGAAAGAAGTAAAGAGAGTAGGACACCCAGATGATAAATACTTTGATGAAATTACTGAAATTATCGAAGAGAAGTTAGCAGAATTTAAGATTGATGGGGTGATTATCAATGTCTTAAAGGGACCTGTCGTAGATACATTCGAATTAGAATTGGGCTCTGGGATTAAGGTTTCTAAAGTGACTGGTGTGACCGAAGATCTTTCAATGGCGTTATATGGAGCACCTATTCGAATTGTTTATCCCATGAAGGGAAGAACAACTATTGGGATTGAAGTTCCTAGAAATCCACGTGAAATTATCTACTTAGACGAAGTACTAGACTCACAAGACTTTAAAGATTCAAAGACAATGCTTCCAGTTGCAATGGGGAAAGATGCTTTTGGTGATACATTTGTTGTCGATTTAGCGGCCATGCCTCACATGTTAGTTGCTGGTGCAACAGGTGCTGGTAAGTCGGTTTTCATTAACTCTCTTCTCGTTTCATTGCTGGTAAAGAAATCTCCAAGACAAATGAAATTGATTCTAATTGATCCAAAGCAACTTGAACTTGCTGTTTATCAGAAGCTTCCTCACCTTGTTATGCCTGTTGTAACTGACGCAAAAACTGCTTCAATTGCTCTGCTTTGGGCAGTTCAGGAGATGGAGAGAAGATATTCAATACTTAAAGAGTTTGGTGTTAGAAATATTGCTGGCTTCAATGAAAAACTTAAGACTGCAGATCCAGCAATGATTGCTAAGATTCACCACTTCTATGAAGACTCTGGAGCTGATGAGTATGAGCTTCCATGTTTAGTTGTCGTCGTTGATGAATTTGCTGATCTTATTTTAACGAAGGCCGGAAAAGAAATTGAAATGAATATTGCAAGACTCGCGGCCAAAGCAAGGGCGGCAGGTGTCCACCTCGTTCTTGCAACACAGAGACCTTCTGTTGATGTTATCACAGGGGTTATTAAGTCTAACTTCCCGACGAGAGTCTCGTTTAGAGTGACTTCATCCACGGATTCAAGAACAATTCTTGATAAGATGGGTGCTGAAAAACTTCTTGGTAAAGGTGATATGCTTTATAAAAGAGGCGTTGAGATGACACGTGTTCACTCATCTTTTGTTGATGAGGCCGAGATTGAAGTTCTGACTGAAGAACTGAGTAAGATCCCACAAGACTTTAATGAGAATGCTATGGAGTTCTTGGAAAATGGTGGAGAAGTTGAGACTGATGAATACACCTATGGGTCTCACGTCGTTTCTCCAGACAGTACAAGCTCTGATGATGATATGTATAATCAGGCTATTAAGATTGTGATGGAGTCTAGATCTGCCTCGGCATCGATGCTTCAGAGAAGACTTAGAATTGGTTATAATAGAGCAGCAAATCTTATTGAGGAAATGGAGACAAAAGGAATTGTTGGTCCAGCGCAAGGCTCAAAGCCTCGCAAGGTTCTCGCTGCGTCAGACTCTCTGTAA
- the rpsB gene encoding 30S ribosomal protein S2, with product MSNELKIQDLLSAGAHFGHQTHKWNPKMKKYVFGERNGIYIVDLGKTIPAAKKAYDFLKKVSAEGKPVLFVGTKRQASETVRNAAISCGANHVTYRWLGGMLTNYKTITLSVDKLRKVEKMKETGDFGLLTKKERSKIEKDVIKLEKNLGGIKDMRKIPGALFVVDPNAERIAVQEANVLGIPVVAITDTNCSPDGIDYVVPGNDDAIKSVSLFADYFASAVNEGLGQAKKTGKLSKDAKGVRDTSLEKEIISKYENDIDLKEEE from the coding sequence ATGTCTAATGAATTAAAGATCCAAGATTTATTATCTGCTGGTGCACACTTTGGTCACCAAACTCACAAGTGGAACCCAAAAATGAAGAAATACGTTTTTGGTGAGAGAAACGGTATCTACATCGTTGATCTTGGAAAAACTATTCCAGCTGCAAAGAAAGCTTATGACTTCTTAAAGAAAGTTTCTGCTGAAGGGAAGCCAGTACTATTCGTAGGAACTAAGAGACAAGCTTCTGAAACAGTTAGAAATGCAGCGATCAGCTGTGGAGCTAACCACGTAACTTACAGATGGCTAGGTGGAATGCTTACAAACTATAAAACAATCACTCTTTCAGTAGATAAACTAAGAAAAGTTGAAAAAATGAAAGAAACTGGAGACTTCGGACTTTTAACTAAGAAAGAAAGATCTAAAATTGAAAAAGATGTAATCAAGCTTGAGAAAAACCTTGGTGGTATCAAAGATATGAGAAAGATCCCAGGTGCTCTTTTTGTTGTTGATCCAAATGCTGAGAGAATTGCTGTTCAAGAAGCTAACGTTCTAGGTATTCCTGTAGTTGCTATCACTGATACTAACTGTAGCCCAGACGGAATTGATTATGTTGTACCAGGAAATGATGATGCAATTAAATCTGTATCTCTATTTGCTGATTACTTTGCAAGTGCTGTAAACGAAGGTCTTGGACAAGCTAAGAAAACTGGAAAGCTTTCTAAAGATGCTAAGGGCGTTAGAGACACTTCATTAGAAAAAGAAATCATTTCTAAGTATGAAAATGATATCGATCTTAAAGAAGAAGAGTAA